The genomic stretch ACTTCCTGGTCTCCAACACAAGCCGGATGAATCGTTCCCTTTTCACCGTAAAGTGAATATATAGGACAGAAATCATGACAATAATAACAGACTATGCATTTTTCAAGATTAATTTCAGGTACTTGAGTCTTTACCCAATCGTCGGTTATCTTAACCGGCGCTGCCAGATTCTTCATCTCAATGGCATGGGTAGGACAGGCATTGGAACATCCTGCACATCCTATGCATGCAGTCTCGTCCACTCTGTCATCCACTTCAACAGAAAGGGTAGCAATCTGATTTCT from Methanobrevibacter millerae encodes the following:
- a CDS encoding 4Fe-4S binding protein, coding for MRSMLKVALEGAFTNFKRIFFAADRVTDMEMRNQIATLSVEVDDRVDETACIGCAGCSNACPTHAIEMKNLAAPVKITDDWVKTQVPEINLEKCIVCYYCHDFCPIYSLYGEKGTIHPACVGDQEVNVSELMAQPFKISEDKLKVISAYLSDKTVIKNREDGE